From the Polyangiaceae bacterium genome, one window contains:
- a CDS encoding serine/threonine-protein kinase — protein MSASPPLRAEALRENAPLDASSVARLMARVARCVAEAHATGQAHGALQPSAIELTLRGDEVEVEVRGFGEPPPANWRYRAPELQTPSARPTPASDVWSLGVLAYELLTGALPDSNDESVEETATTLAAAPLRKIAPWVDDALIRVVERALSARPGDRPADARALEEEFRGVAEGTGPLTLAGLGLDSRTSDLPSVASAHTVQASPQRRADADDASLAHLVGESLDGRYQLTELLGEGGMGSVFAARDSNGREVAIKVIRPDSKIRDAVRRFAREARSTMKVESPHVVQVFEVATEGDLPYMVMERLHGRDLGEVLKEVGPLEPSAAARLFVDACRGLAAAHAKGIVHRDIKPGNLFLHEDEHGAICVKVCDFGVVKQQPLSEDHSTALTHTGGILGTPSYMSPEQAQDSKSVDARSDIWSLCMSLYATLAGKPAWHALSNVGEVMVALYTKSPPPLQDSAPWVSPELAAVVHRGLMRNREERLSSADELAGLLEPLAAPAQLKMLDLRGVLPEQRKLVAERATLPGEQAGKGPSTHRARWVAGSVAVLMLAGAGLAWRASSRAIPAQEPSATNPGCSSAKACTSELGAAARCRTDGRCVALASPLCHVEAEQNALDSDDTVWIGTMFPVDHSIPYMVEFGRASQNAVLLATREIMSVAGGLPPLGKGSTRPLGIVACSDAKDPRAAATHLVEAQVPAVIGFGSSQSVVELSTSLFLQSDVLVVPSMNGSSLISSIPHPQGSPHLVWRTTGSTTGSARGLAHIVSDYLEADIRKATRVRSSVPLRLGLVARHSSSSLARSAELQKALRFNGKSVTENGERFREFRLLGDNAGKLLRDELTVSDVIDFQPHILVFGDVDDTMVQKVLEPLESRWPAELKPRPRYLMSSSLEEGALTKALLKHPDLAQRVLGLSSLSVRPANLTFISSYNATYGTRYLPTEAPSAPYDAAYFVAYALAVAKQPPGGSSLARAVPKLLPPGERVQVGPMAFLKAVRLLSEGKPIDLDGAFSGLDFDPKTGDTQVDYSVVCAGVRNGKLYPHASGLVYESAKDALTGKFDCSDPGPR, from the coding sequence ATGAGCGCGTCCCCTCCGTTGCGGGCGGAGGCCCTGCGCGAGAACGCACCGCTGGACGCGTCCTCCGTGGCACGCTTGATGGCCCGGGTTGCACGCTGCGTGGCCGAAGCGCACGCCACTGGACAAGCTCACGGAGCGTTGCAGCCGAGCGCGATCGAACTGACGCTGCGCGGAGACGAGGTCGAGGTGGAAGTCCGGGGCTTTGGCGAGCCGCCTCCCGCGAACTGGCGCTACCGCGCTCCGGAACTCCAGACGCCTTCCGCCCGCCCAACCCCGGCGAGCGACGTTTGGTCCCTGGGCGTGCTCGCCTACGAGCTGCTGACCGGCGCGCTACCAGACAGCAACGACGAAAGCGTGGAAGAGACGGCGACTACCCTGGCCGCCGCTCCACTGCGCAAGATCGCGCCCTGGGTGGACGACGCGCTCATCCGCGTCGTCGAACGCGCGCTATCGGCTCGGCCGGGCGATCGACCCGCCGACGCCAGGGCGCTGGAAGAGGAGTTCAGGGGAGTAGCGGAGGGAACGGGACCACTGACCCTCGCGGGTCTCGGCCTGGATTCGAGAACGAGTGATCTACCCAGTGTGGCATCGGCACACACGGTACAGGCGAGTCCCCAACGTCGAGCGGACGCCGACGACGCTTCCTTGGCCCATCTGGTGGGCGAAAGCCTCGACGGTCGCTACCAGCTCACCGAACTCCTCGGGGAAGGCGGAATGGGCTCGGTGTTCGCCGCGAGGGACTCGAATGGTCGCGAAGTCGCGATCAAAGTCATCCGTCCCGATTCGAAGATTCGCGATGCAGTCAGACGCTTCGCCCGGGAAGCGAGGAGCACGATGAAGGTGGAGAGCCCTCACGTGGTCCAGGTGTTCGAGGTCGCGACCGAGGGCGACTTGCCCTACATGGTGATGGAACGCCTGCATGGCCGGGACCTGGGCGAAGTCTTGAAGGAAGTCGGCCCCCTCGAGCCCTCGGCAGCAGCCCGTCTCTTCGTCGACGCCTGCCGCGGCCTGGCCGCCGCGCACGCCAAGGGCATCGTGCATCGTGACATCAAGCCCGGGAACCTCTTCCTACACGAGGATGAGCACGGAGCGATCTGCGTCAAAGTGTGTGACTTCGGCGTGGTAAAGCAGCAGCCGCTGAGCGAAGACCACAGCACTGCGCTGACGCACACGGGCGGCATCCTCGGCACGCCGTCCTACATGTCTCCGGAGCAGGCGCAGGACTCGAAGTCCGTGGACGCGCGCAGCGACATATGGAGCTTGTGCATGTCGCTCTACGCGACTCTCGCCGGCAAGCCGGCTTGGCATGCGCTGAGCAACGTTGGCGAGGTGATGGTGGCGCTCTACACCAAATCGCCCCCACCACTGCAGGACAGCGCGCCATGGGTCAGTCCTGAACTGGCAGCGGTGGTGCACCGAGGCCTCATGCGCAACCGCGAGGAGCGTCTTTCCTCCGCTGATGAATTGGCGGGATTGCTCGAGCCCCTTGCTGCCCCCGCTCAGCTGAAGATGTTGGATCTTCGTGGCGTACTCCCTGAGCAACGCAAGCTCGTCGCCGAGCGCGCAACTTTGCCGGGAGAGCAAGCGGGCAAAGGACCGTCGACCCACCGGGCCCGCTGGGTCGCTGGCAGCGTCGCAGTTCTCATGCTTGCCGGGGCGGGCCTTGCCTGGCGCGCATCTTCTCGCGCCATTCCAGCGCAGGAACCCTCTGCCACAAACCCGGGCTGCAGCAGCGCCAAGGCATGTACTTCCGAGCTGGGCGCGGCGGCTCGATGCCGAACTGATGGTCGGTGCGTTGCCCTGGCGAGTCCCCTCTGCCACGTGGAGGCAGAGCAAAACGCCCTCGATAGCGACGACACCGTGTGGATTGGCACCATGTTCCCCGTGGACCACTCGATCCCCTACATGGTCGAGTTCGGGCGCGCCTCGCAGAACGCAGTGTTGCTGGCGACAAGGGAGATAATGTCCGTGGCCGGCGGGCTGCCCCCACTGGGCAAGGGCTCGACCCGCCCGCTTGGCATCGTTGCCTGCAGCGACGCGAAGGATCCGCGTGCAGCTGCAACTCACTTGGTCGAGGCTCAGGTACCCGCCGTCATCGGCTTCGGTTCGAGCCAAAGCGTGGTCGAGCTGTCGACGAGTCTCTTTCTCCAATCCGATGTACTCGTCGTGCCATCAATGAATGGCAGTTCCCTGATTAGCTCCATTCCTCATCCGCAGGGGAGTCCTCATCTCGTTTGGAGAACGACGGGCTCCACGACTGGAAGCGCTCGAGGCCTCGCCCACATCGTGTCGGACTACCTAGAAGCTGATATCCGAAAGGCGACGCGAGTTCGCTCGAGCGTCCCCCTCCGCCTCGGCCTGGTCGCACGCCATAGCTCGTCGAGCCTGGCGCGCTCCGCCGAGCTGCAGAAGGCACTGCGTTTCAACGGCAAGAGCGTCACGGAGAACGGCGAGCGTTTTCGCGAGTTCCGGCTGCTGGGAGACAACGCTGGCAAGCTGCTGCGTGACGAACTCACGGTGTCCGATGTCATCGACTTTCAGCCGCACATACTGGTGTTCGGCGACGTGGACGACACGATGGTTCAGAAGGTACTGGAGCCGTTGGAATCACGCTGGCCCGCGGAGCTGAAGCCGCGCCCGCGCTACCTGATGTCGTCATCTCTCGAAGAAGGTGCGTTGACCAAGGCCTTGCTCAAGCACCCTGATCTCGCGCAGCGCGTTCTGGGGCTCTCGAGTCTCAGCGTTCGCCCCGCGAACCTCACCTTCATCAGCAGCTACAACGCGACCTACGGCACGCGCTACCTGCCAACGGAAGCGCCCAGCGCCCCCTACGATGCCGCATACTTCGTCGCCTACGCGCTGGCTGTCGCCAAGCAGCCGCCAGGTGGAAGCAGCTTGGCCCGGGCCGTTCCCAAGTTGCTTCCCCCGGGCGAGCGCGTCCAAGTGGGCCCCATGGCCTTCCTGAAGGCCGTGCGGCTCCTCTCCGAAGGCAAACCCATCGATCTCGATGGCGCATTCAGCGGATTGGACTTCGACCCCAAGACCGGGGACACCCAAGTCGACTACTCTGTCGTCTGCGCAGGCGTACGCAACGGCAAGCTCTACCCGCATGCCTCGGGCCTGGTCTACGAGTCCGCCAAGGACGCCTTGACCGGCAAGTTCGACTGTTCCGATCCCGGGCCCCGCTAG
- a CDS encoding sigma 54-interacting transcriptional regulator, with translation MREDGTNATIQVSVDGGEPRRERVSLLLYHSEGARLIPLSSGKDVVVGRGDDADVVIDDLSLSRRHARFRLLDDGSVELEDLGSTNGTRVRGEKISRVLLDRSAEAELGSVIASLHLLSLAGDGPRDLADHDAFVRELSREVERARHFRRGIGLLMIRALHKDGTPARRIAPAVQEHLRVVDSLGTYSPTTLELLLPEASLEEAITLARSLCSSVQPRLACGVALLPSHATSAEELVQVALGALRRAQKGEPVQIAEEEGSRVVERSARDDAGPVCVSPGMKELYRTAHRAARGHIPVLLLAETGAGKEVLARYIHETSPRKTGPLLSVNCAAIAESLLESTLFGHEKGAFTGAAAQHAGVFESAEGGTVFLDEIGELTLGAQAALLRVLESKMITRVGSTKEQPVDVRVIAATHRDLEARVQSGQFRQDLLYRLNAMTLTIPPLRERREDIPVLVERFLAEANRTNGTQVGSVAPDAMELLMAHAWPGNVRELKNAIERAAVISEDEVLGVEDLPMSLSRAGAPAVAATAEASVGNSAAKEGALEAAAEVEDFRSKMARLEAEVLLEALDACGGNQTQAARRLQMPLRTLVHKIKALDIRKSYERGRKA, from the coding sequence ATGCGCGAGGACGGCACGAATGCCACCATCCAGGTCTCCGTCGACGGCGGTGAACCTCGACGCGAGCGGGTGTCGCTGCTGCTCTACCACTCCGAAGGTGCTCGGCTGATCCCTCTGAGTTCGGGCAAGGATGTAGTCGTCGGGCGGGGAGACGACGCTGACGTCGTGATCGACGATCTGAGCTTGTCACGTCGCCACGCGCGCTTCCGCCTGCTGGACGACGGCAGTGTAGAGCTGGAAGATCTCGGTTCGACCAACGGCACGCGTGTGCGCGGCGAGAAGATCTCCCGAGTGCTGCTCGACCGGAGCGCGGAAGCCGAGTTGGGGAGCGTGATCGCGTCACTGCACCTCTTGTCCTTGGCCGGTGATGGGCCGCGAGACTTGGCGGATCACGACGCCTTCGTGCGAGAGCTGAGCAGGGAAGTGGAGCGCGCGCGTCACTTTCGTCGGGGCATCGGCCTGCTCATGATTCGAGCGCTGCACAAGGACGGCACGCCAGCGCGGCGGATTGCTCCCGCAGTGCAGGAACACCTGCGGGTAGTCGATTCTCTCGGTACCTATAGCCCGACCACCCTCGAGTTGCTGTTGCCCGAAGCCAGCTTGGAAGAGGCGATCACCCTGGCGCGGAGTCTGTGCAGTTCCGTGCAACCCAGGCTTGCCTGCGGGGTCGCACTCCTGCCCTCCCACGCAACCTCCGCGGAAGAGTTGGTCCAGGTTGCCCTGGGTGCGCTCCGGCGCGCTCAAAAGGGGGAGCCGGTGCAAATAGCGGAAGAGGAGGGCTCCCGCGTCGTGGAGCGCTCGGCGCGGGATGACGCTGGTCCCGTCTGCGTCAGTCCTGGAATGAAGGAACTCTATCGCACGGCGCATCGCGCCGCGCGCGGGCACATCCCGGTGCTGCTGCTGGCAGAGACAGGCGCGGGCAAGGAAGTGCTTGCGCGCTACATCCACGAGACCAGCCCTCGCAAGACGGGGCCGCTGCTCAGCGTGAATTGCGCCGCGATCGCCGAGTCCCTGCTGGAGAGCACCTTGTTCGGTCACGAGAAGGGGGCGTTCACCGGTGCGGCGGCGCAGCACGCGGGCGTATTCGAAAGCGCCGAGGGCGGAACGGTCTTCCTGGACGAGATTGGTGAACTGACCTTGGGCGCACAAGCGGCGCTCCTGCGTGTGCTGGAGTCCAAGATGATCACGCGGGTCGGATCCACGAAAGAGCAGCCAGTGGACGTGCGCGTCATTGCGGCGACCCATCGTGACCTGGAAGCTCGAGTGCAGAGCGGTCAGTTCCGCCAGGACTTGCTCTATCGCCTCAACGCGATGACGCTGACGATTCCGCCGCTGCGCGAGCGGCGCGAGGACATTCCGGTCTTGGTGGAGCGCTTTCTCGCGGAGGCGAACCGCACCAACGGTACCCAAGTCGGCAGTGTGGCGCCCGATGCCATGGAGTTGCTGATGGCTCACGCGTGGCCCGGCAACGTTCGCGAACTGAAAAATGCCATCGAACGCGCAGCGGTCATTTCCGAGGATGAAGTGCTAGGGGTGGAGGACTTGCCGATGAGTCTGTCGCGAGCAGGTGCGCCTGCGGTGGCCGCAACAGCCGAAGCGTCCGTGGGGAATTCCGCTGCAAAAGAAGGTGCCCTGGAGGCGGCCGCAGAGGTGGAAGACTTTCGCAGCAAGATGGCACGGCTCGAAGCGGAAGTGCTGCTCGAGGCCCTCGATGCGTGCGGCGGCAACCAGACTCAGGCCGCGCGTCGCCTGCAGATGCCGCTGCGAACCCTGGTGCACAAGATCAAAGCGCTGGACATCCGCAAGAGCTACGAACGCGGACGCAAGGCTTGA
- a CDS encoding RCC1 domain-containing protein, which produces MRKRHVLVGCQGLLLAACGAGSAATPPAPPGRPHSAPAVPSTAAVAATAATPPPSEPAQASDLWLSDFGNCALLREGGLACWGDKHALPQIVPNSADVVEVGLGMDALMLHRDGSLSALRYGGEVRRLAKLRDVEHVAAAGYLACGLLRDKTVHCYRNMVFATSEPGAAEQTPQALVGVRDASSLGVGPYFACVVRTGGKIGCAHVGPNSAKATYVAPIPGITGATRVVVGVSMACAELSAGGARCFSLGQTKRWIHDIPDATTVGVFQGDDFADSALVCSAAGQTVSCQRPEQTGGSYSLPALTNVQLQVPDGDEVVRIGVLNHAVCALTKAGDIHCQGHNIRGALGQANPRLLERAMAVPGLGKARGIAVGDRFGCALTQSREVWCWGQFPTIRGSTGEQPADSRPKRVPGLARIERIVATESYACAYDEGGRAHCFFGPEQENKPRAAYPVPALDHVAPAVLPDLGVLGQGIAIDAQGGVLLGPNPGFDDLKGLTLSPVAGLSDIAEISGAYSRFLVRSKQGRVWMMRARQGKLEAAPEPVPDLTGVTDIEGSRLMLLAKGKVVRIDDDVSKPVTVVESSDLMRLVAGPGVCGLTRQRAARCIPLGQEPGAVLFERVKAIEATAETQCAIDDDDRVLCRGACSRGECGVTHGVYFTATPMRVPLTKPRRASSP; this is translated from the coding sequence ATGCGCAAGCGACACGTCTTGGTTGGTTGCCAAGGCCTTCTGCTGGCGGCCTGCGGCGCTGGCAGTGCCGCAACACCGCCTGCACCACCTGGACGCCCCCACTCAGCACCAGCTGTTCCATCGACGGCGGCGGTGGCTGCCACTGCGGCGACGCCCCCACCCTCGGAGCCCGCTCAAGCCAGCGACCTTTGGCTGAGTGACTTTGGCAACTGCGCGCTGCTGCGAGAGGGTGGGTTGGCCTGCTGGGGTGACAAGCACGCACTGCCGCAGATCGTCCCGAACAGCGCGGACGTAGTCGAAGTGGGGTTGGGCATGGACGCGCTGATGTTGCACCGCGACGGGAGCCTCTCCGCCCTTCGCTACGGCGGAGAGGTTCGCAGGCTCGCGAAGCTGCGCGACGTCGAGCACGTCGCCGCCGCGGGCTACCTCGCGTGCGGGCTGTTGCGCGACAAGACGGTGCACTGTTACCGAAACATGGTGTTCGCGACGAGCGAACCCGGGGCGGCTGAACAGACGCCGCAGGCGCTCGTCGGCGTGCGTGACGCCAGCTCCCTCGGAGTGGGTCCGTATTTCGCTTGCGTCGTGCGCACCGGCGGCAAGATCGGCTGCGCCCACGTTGGCCCCAACTCGGCGAAAGCCACCTACGTGGCTCCCATTCCAGGAATCACGGGCGCCACCCGAGTCGTGGTCGGCGTGAGCATGGCCTGCGCGGAACTGAGCGCGGGCGGTGCGCGCTGTTTCTCACTGGGACAGACGAAGCGATGGATCCACGACATCCCCGACGCGACGACGGTCGGTGTGTTTCAAGGCGACGACTTCGCAGACTCGGCACTGGTTTGTAGTGCGGCCGGGCAAACCGTCAGCTGCCAGCGGCCGGAACAGACTGGCGGCAGCTACTCCCTACCCGCGCTGACGAACGTGCAACTGCAGGTGCCCGACGGGGACGAGGTGGTTCGCATCGGCGTCCTGAACCACGCGGTCTGCGCGTTGACCAAGGCTGGCGACATCCACTGCCAAGGCCACAACATCCGTGGCGCCCTGGGCCAAGCCAATCCACGATTGCTCGAGCGCGCGATGGCCGTGCCGGGCCTGGGAAAAGCACGAGGGATCGCTGTAGGCGATCGCTTCGGCTGTGCACTCACTCAGAGCCGTGAGGTCTGGTGTTGGGGTCAGTTCCCGACCATCCGAGGCAGCACAGGTGAACAACCGGCGGACTCGAGGCCCAAGCGCGTGCCGGGGCTCGCTCGTATCGAGCGTATCGTGGCCACGGAGAGCTATGCCTGCGCCTACGACGAGGGAGGGCGCGCCCACTGCTTTTTCGGGCCGGAGCAAGAGAACAAACCGCGTGCCGCCTACCCGGTCCCTGCCTTGGACCACGTCGCGCCCGCGGTGTTGCCGGACCTTGGTGTGCTGGGACAGGGGATCGCCATCGACGCACAGGGTGGGGTTCTCCTCGGACCGAACCCGGGCTTCGACGACCTCAAGGGGTTGACCCTGAGTCCCGTCGCCGGCCTGTCCGACATCGCAGAGATCTCCGGCGCGTACTCGCGATTCCTGGTGCGTAGCAAACAAGGACGCGTCTGGATGATGCGGGCACGTCAAGGAAAGCTGGAAGCAGCTCCGGAACCGGTGCCGGACCTCACTGGCGTGACCGATATCGAAGGCAGCCGCCTGATGCTGCTTGCCAAGGGCAAAGTGGTCCGCATCGACGACGATGTTTCCAAGCCAGTGACGGTGGTGGAGAGCAGCGATCTGATGCGACTCGTCGCCGGGCCAGGCGTGTGCGGGCTGACCCGGCAACGAGCTGCGCGATGCATTCCCCTTGGCCAGGAACCTGGCGCGGTTCTGTTCGAGCGCGTGAAAGCCATCGAGGCAACCGCAGAAACGCAGTGTGCGATCGACGACGACGATCGCGTGCTGTGCCGCGGAGCCTGTTCGCGCGGCGAATGTGGCGTCACTCATGGCGTGTACTTCACGGCGACGCCCATGCGAGTGCCTCTGACGAAACCTCGACGCGCTTCGTCGCCCTGA
- the pilQ gene encoding type IV pilus secretin PilQ, protein MRFSSPRLTSTLALGLALSVFLPASVASAASSAPRYATHLELTQVDEKGAARVEMSFTAAPTFTARLDKKRRRLIVDIPNATLKGVPGALTKPAGVVGGVMNQTFNTPTGKTTRVMITLLQDASYSVRVDGDKLVMYFAPGPLGVLSQKRAAKAPEASAPSTELARVSDIRFEHGTLEDKVIIDLSEATSFRQQAAGKGGVRLLLKSSLPEALMRTLDTSAFGGRVKAISSYSPKGKSDEVVIEVEADASETRVQRRGKTLVWSFAAPGSLPSSLTGVAKDGGAARKTRTVYVEEDYSDVPKVLDSVPAGMAEQVAAAEQVAAADDAAGVSNLVLGQRRGYTGRRIDLDLKDADIHNVLRLIADVGRVNIVTADNVSGTVTIRMRNVPWDQALDIVLQAKSLGMVRQGNMIRVAPLADLEKEREMAIARRKQEMQLAPLETRLIPVSYANAGDVQARAKDLLSERGSIAVDERTNVMIVRDVAGNLNQIEELTRSLDTQTPQVLVEARIVEATSRYLRDVGIQWGGDATFSAATGNPTGLVFPNSVGVVGGASDTNTPTGGLSPFTNTVQNPNFAVNLPATVGTGQGGAIGLSFGSIDNTINLAVRLSAAESSGMLRILSSPRILTLDNHEARISQGTLIPFSQISAQGVQTTFQEAKLQLLVKPHVTADGSVSMKVKINRDEPDFNQTSARGDPTILKREAETNLLVMDGHTAVIGGIFTRNTGRNLDQVPFFGDIPLIGLLFQRRRASDTRGELVIFLTPRIVNRAEALGR, encoded by the coding sequence ATGCGGTTCAGCTCGCCCCGACTCACCAGCACGCTCGCGCTAGGACTCGCTCTTTCCGTCTTTTTGCCTGCATCCGTGGCCTCTGCGGCGAGCTCCGCGCCCCGCTACGCCACCCACCTGGAGCTGACCCAGGTCGACGAAAAGGGGGCCGCGCGTGTCGAGATGAGCTTCACGGCCGCGCCCACCTTCACGGCGCGCTTGGACAAGAAGCGCCGCCGCCTCATCGTCGACATTCCCAATGCGACGCTGAAGGGTGTACCGGGGGCCCTCACCAAGCCAGCCGGAGTCGTCGGCGGCGTGATGAACCAGACCTTCAACACACCCACGGGCAAGACCACGCGTGTGATGATCACGTTGCTGCAGGACGCCAGCTATTCCGTGCGCGTCGATGGCGACAAGCTGGTGATGTACTTCGCGCCGGGACCGCTCGGTGTCCTGAGCCAAAAGCGCGCAGCCAAGGCTCCGGAAGCGTCCGCGCCGAGCACCGAACTCGCTCGCGTCTCGGACATTCGCTTCGAGCACGGTACCCTCGAAGACAAAGTGATCATCGACTTGTCGGAGGCCACGAGCTTTCGGCAGCAAGCCGCCGGCAAGGGTGGGGTGCGCTTGTTGCTGAAGTCGAGTTTGCCCGAGGCGCTGATGCGCACGCTGGACACGTCTGCCTTCGGCGGGCGCGTCAAAGCGATCTCGAGCTACTCGCCCAAGGGCAAGAGCGACGAAGTTGTGATCGAGGTGGAGGCGGACGCGTCCGAGACGCGCGTGCAACGACGCGGCAAGACGCTGGTGTGGTCCTTCGCCGCGCCAGGCTCGCTGCCCTCTAGCCTGACAGGTGTGGCCAAGGACGGGGGCGCTGCACGCAAGACCCGCACGGTATACGTCGAAGAGGACTACTCGGACGTGCCCAAGGTCCTCGACAGTGTTCCCGCCGGGATGGCGGAGCAGGTAGCCGCTGCGGAGCAAGTCGCAGCCGCGGACGACGCTGCCGGCGTTTCCAATCTGGTACTGGGGCAGCGTCGCGGCTACACGGGCCGGCGCATCGATCTCGACCTGAAGGACGCGGACATCCACAACGTGCTGCGGCTGATCGCCGACGTCGGGCGAGTCAACATCGTCACCGCCGACAACGTGAGTGGCACGGTCACGATCCGCATGCGCAACGTTCCCTGGGATCAGGCGTTGGACATCGTGTTGCAGGCCAAGAGCTTGGGCATGGTGCGCCAGGGCAACATGATCCGCGTCGCCCCCTTGGCCGATCTCGAGAAAGAGCGCGAGATGGCCATCGCGCGGCGCAAACAAGAGATGCAGCTCGCACCCCTGGAGACGCGCCTCATCCCCGTCAGCTACGCCAACGCAGGCGACGTGCAGGCCCGCGCCAAAGACCTGCTCAGCGAGCGCGGCAGCATTGCGGTGGACGAGCGCACCAACGTGATGATCGTGCGTGACGTCGCGGGCAACCTGAACCAGATCGAAGAGCTCACGCGCTCGCTGGATACCCAGACGCCTCAGGTGCTGGTGGAGGCCCGCATCGTAGAGGCCACGAGCCGATACCTGCGCGATGTCGGTATCCAGTGGGGTGGAGACGCGACCTTCTCCGCCGCGACGGGCAATCCCACGGGTCTGGTGTTCCCCAACTCGGTCGGCGTCGTCGGCGGTGCCAGCGACACGAACACGCCGACAGGCGGTCTGTCTCCCTTCACCAACACCGTGCAGAACCCGAACTTCGCGGTGAACCTGCCGGCCACGGTAGGCACCGGTCAAGGTGGTGCCATCGGTTTGTCCTTCGGGTCCATCGACAACACCATCAACCTCGCCGTGCGTCTCTCCGCCGCCGAGTCGAGCGGTATGCTGCGTATTCTCTCCAGCCCGCGCATCCTGACCCTGGACAACCACGAAGCGCGTATCTCTCAGGGCACGTTGATCCCGTTCTCCCAGATCAGCGCTCAGGGCGTGCAGACCACTTTCCAAGAAGCCAAGCTGCAGCTGCTCGTCAAGCCTCACGTCACTGCGGACGGCAGCGTGAGCATGAAGGTCAAGATCAACCGAGACGAGCCCGACTTCAACCAGACCTCCGCTCGTGGCGATCCGACCATTCTGAAGCGTGAGGCCGAGACCAACCTGCTGGTGATGGATGGTCACACCGCGGTCATCGGCGGCATCTTCACCCGCAACACGGGTCGCAACTTGGACCAGGTGCCCTTCTTCGGCGACATCCCGCTGATCGGACTCTTGTTCCAGCGGCGCCGCGCCAGTGACACCCGCGGCGAACTCGTGATTTTCCTGACGCCGCGCATCGTCAACCGCGCCGAAGCGTTGGGCCGCTAG
- a CDS encoding pilus assembly protein PilP, with product MMFRRSASPVLGLVAAVLIAGCGEEIVTSAATQGGASAAAPAGAVPDGGTGDGTAAPPKIDFQEAEFAESERSRDPFRSFANTFMDEAKGKAKSQREVILDQYAVDELKLVGIVTGIHPAKAMLVDPTGKGHVIQRGQFIGRPEVVAGGSGTGAAYEINWRVDRIRDGDVVLIREDPQNPDVPSATRVIPLRPEGTIVEGG from the coding sequence ATGATGTTCCGACGCTCGGCAAGTCCTGTGCTCGGACTGGTTGCCGCCGTGCTGATAGCCGGTTGCGGCGAGGAAATCGTCACCAGCGCCGCAACCCAGGGCGGAGCGAGCGCCGCCGCCCCAGCTGGTGCCGTGCCCGACGGCGGCACCGGGGATGGCACTGCAGCTCCACCCAAGATCGACTTTCAAGAGGCCGAGTTCGCCGAGAGCGAGCGCAGCCGCGATCCCTTCCGCTCCTTCGCCAACACCTTCATGGACGAGGCCAAGGGCAAAGCCAAGAGCCAGCGCGAGGTCATCCTCGATCAGTACGCCGTGGACGAGCTGAAACTGGTGGGCATCGTCACCGGGATCCATCCGGCGAAAGCCATGCTGGTGGACCCCACGGGCAAGGGCCATGTCATTCAGCGCGGACAGTTCATCGGTCGTCCAGAGGTGGTCGCCGGGGGAAGTGGAACGGGCGCTGCCTACGAGATCAATTGGCGCGTGGATCGGATCCGGGACGGAGACGTCGTGTTGATACGCGAGGACCCGCAGAACCCGGACGTGCCCAGTGCGACGCGGGTCATCCCGCTGCGCCCCGAGGGCACCATCGTCGAAGGCGGCTAG